From the Mycoplasmatota bacterium genome, one window contains:
- a CDS encoding GNAT family N-acetyltransferase codes for MNLNFKEITKENWEKCVDLTVSKEQANFVAPNWYSILQSKFESDFYPLCIYDGDVMIGFLMYDIDPDTKRHEMSRLMIDHKFQGKGYGKIAITKLLELIRNKYGNINFYTSIEPNNIGAQKLYESLGFKKTGEIMWDEVVMVVKL; via the coding sequence ATGAACCTTAATTTTAAAGAAATAACTAAAGAAAACTGGGAAAAATGTGTTGACTTAACCGTATCAAAAGAACAAGCTAATTTTGTTGCACCAAACTGGTATTCCATATTACAATCTAAATTTGAAAGTGATTTTTATCCATTATGTATTTATGATGGAGACGTAATGATTGGTTTTTTAATGTATGATATAGACCCAGATACAAAAAGACATGAGATGAGTAGATTGATGATTGATCATAAATTCCAAGGGAAAGGTTATGGAAAAATAGCTATCACAAAACTATTAGAATTAATCAGAAACAAATATGGTAATATTAACTTTTATACAAGCATAGAACCTAACAATATAGGTGCACAGAAATTATATGAAAGTTTAGGATTTAAAAAAACAGGAGAAATCATGTGGGATGAAGTGGTAATGGTTGTTAAGTTATAA
- a CDS encoding MarR family transcriptional regulator — protein sequence MEKIKHLNQLYHRIINLNFNTQLPTDMQVFLKLNQLDQNIMNILFETPSMTMDVLRKMLNKSKSTITSALNRLEKQDLIERKQSKEDKRVFHIILTNDGMKLQKAHHMFEYVLFDKILSSLENEREKETFLDLLEKIIKEFEK from the coding sequence ATGGAAAAAATTAAACACTTGAATCAGCTTTATCACCGTATCATTAATTTAAACTTTAATACTCAGCTCCCAACAGATATGCAAGTTTTCCTAAAATTGAATCAACTAGACCAAAACATAATGAATATACTATTTGAAACACCGAGTATGACAATGGATGTCTTGCGTAAAATGTTAAATAAATCTAAAAGTACTATAACAAGTGCACTTAACCGATTAGAAAAACAAGATTTAATTGAACGTAAACAATCTAAAGAAGATAAACGTGTTTTTCATATTATTCTTACAAATGATGGAATGAAGTTACAAAAAGCACATCATATGTTTGAATATGTCTTATTTGATAAAATACTATCTTCTTTAGAAAATGAGAGAGAAAAGGAAACTTTTTTAGATTTATTAGAAAAAATTATAAAGGAGTTTGAAAAATAA